Genomic DNA from Paenibacillus donghaensis:
GCTGGATCTACCACAATGCCCGCCCGCTGGATCTGGCGAGATGGAAGTTTCACTTTGAAAATGGCGGAATATCACCTGTGCTGGAATCTTTGACAGCTTATCAGAATGAAGATGGCGGTTTCGGCCATGCCTTGGAGGCGGATGCGTGGAATCCGAATTCCACCCCTATCCAGACGGCAACCGCTGTGGAGAGACTGCTGGAATTGGAATTTGAGGATGCTGAACATTCAATTGTGCAGGGCATCCTGAAATATCTGGACAGCGGTGTGGACATGGAAGACCGGACGTGGAACAATGTCGTAGCCTCCAACAACGATTATCCCCACGCACCCTGGTGGCATACGAGTTCGGACAGCACTGCACGCAGCTTCTATAACCCGACAGCAATATTGGCTGGGTTCATCCTGAAGTTTACTGCCAGGGATAGTGCATTATTTGAACGCGGAGTGGACATCGCACGGGGACTGGCGGAGTTTTTCCTGCGGGATCCGGAACTTGAAATGCACCCGCTGAAATGTGTTGCCACTCTGCTGAAATGCATCGCTTGGGCGGATCTGCAGGAGCAGTTCCCTTACTCTTCGCTGCAGGAGGCAGTCCAGGTGCAAAGCGCACGGCTGATTGCCCGGGATGCTGCAGAATGGAGCGGATACAGTTGCAGACCGTCCGCTTTTATTAAGTCACCGCAAAGCCCCGGATATGCAGATCAAGCAGGATTGATGCAGCAAGAGCTGGATTATCTGCTGGAGACCAGAAATCCCGAAGGGATCTGGAATCTGACCTGGAGCTGGGCGGGGTATGAGCGGGAGTATGCGATCAGCGAGAACTGGTGGAAGGCACATATCGCCATTGAGAATTTGCTGCTGCTGCAGGTCTTTGGGCGGTTAGCTACATAGGGAGAACGATTTAAGTGTTAAAAGCACAGCCAAGCCCAAGCCATGATAGAATACCGGGAGACGGTCGTGTGAGTGTGTCCCAGGCCAGGACGCTAACCTGGCGGCCGTTCGGATGCAAATACAGGGATTGAATATAATACGGAGCCGTTATACTCATGATGCCCAGGCAATTCGTACTGAAGTATGACAATAGGGGAAATGGAGATTATAGATATCTATTTAGAATACATTCACTGTTTGAATATCCGGATTTAAGTCAGCAGAGAGCATCATCAAGCAATATAATCTGAGCGCGTTCGCTTTGGACTGTGGTTAATGGATTGACAAAACACCGTGTCATCTTTATATTTAGAATGAACGTTCGATTTAACATTTCCTCAAGATTCTATAAGGGGGTGACTTTACATGTTTGAAGGATATAATAAAGTTCAAAAAACGGTTTTAGAAACAACACTGCAAATTATTATGAAAAAAGAGTTGCAGTCAACTTCAATGTCTCTAATTTCTAAAAAATCTGGCATATCAACGGGTAATATATATTATTATTTTAAGAGTAAAGAAGATATTATTAATGAGCTTTACAAGGCTGTTACGAAGGAATGCAGTGATTATGTGTTAAATAATTTCTATGATCCTACCTCCATTCAGGAACGTTTTTATCGTGCATGGGAGAATTTCATTAAGTTCTATAAAGAGCATCCAGATGCCTCTCAATTTATTCAAAGATATTCTTCGTCACCTTACATTTATCAATCAACTAAAGATGAAGTAACTAAGGATAGCTGGTGCGGGCCTTTGGAGATCCTTTATGCTGAAGCGATCAAGCAGAATTTTTTCACTGAATTTGATCCACACTTGATGGTTCAGTTGAACTACGGCTCGGTTGTTTTTTTCCTAAAAGAACATCTGAATGAAGAATTGAGCGATGATATGATTAAAGTATTGATTAGCTTTTGCTGGAAATCGGTATCCAAAGGAAAATAGCTTCAAATAACCGGTACTCGGACCGGTTACTTTTTTACACAACTTTAGAGTGAACGTTCGATTTAAATTTAGAAATTAGGAGGAAAATATGGAGAAATTCAGATCGCATAATGGTTTTGCACGATCATTTAAAGAGAACAAATTAACAATAGGATTGCAAATTCCAATAGAAAATTATTCAGAGATGCCTAAGATGGATTTGGAAGAGCAAATGAGACTCGCAAAAAAAGCAGAAGAGATGGAATTTGCCTCCTTGTGGGTTAGGGATTCGCCACTGCGTGATCCCTCATTTGGAGACGCTGGTCTAATTTATGATCCTTGGATATTTCTCGGATATTTGACAGCTCATACGCAAAGGATAGCATTAGGTACATCCAGTATTGTAACAACCTATCGACATCCGCTTCACTTGGCAAAGTCGGCAGCATCTATGGATAAAATGTCCCAAGAACGCTTTTTGTTTGGTGTTGCAACAGGTGATCGTCCTATTGAATTTCCTGCTTTTAAAGTGAATCGAGAAGAAAGAGCTGCGTTATTCAGAGAGACTATCGATGTCGTAAAAAAAGTTTGGAGAGAACCGTTCCCTAAAATTCAAACAATAAGAGTAGATATGAATTATGGAGATATTATTCCAAAACCAACATTATCAGATATCCCTGTCTTTGGTACAGGTTTTTCGGGCCAATCAATTGAGTGGCTAGCCAGAAATACGGATGGGTGGCTTTTCTATCCTCAAATTCCAGATCGTCAACGTGAACTAATTAAACAATGGCGTCTGACAGCAGGAGAATTTAAGCCTTTTATCCAACCATTTGGGATCGTTCTTTCTGAAGATCCGAATGAGGTACCACTTGCACTGTCACCATCGGGATTCAAAACAGGATATAAATTTTTGATTGAATATTTTTATTCTTTGCAAGAAGCCGGAATTAATCATGTTCCCCTGGCTCTGAAATTCGGCTACCGACCTGTAGAGGAAGTCATACAAGAGATAGGAGAGTTTGTGGTTCCACATTTTAAATGCACTCATGAAGAATAATTTATGAAAAGCATTGAAACTGTCACATTTGTTTGGGAGGTGATTGAAGTACACACATCTTGCAGCAACACATGTCGATCAATATCTGTTATTCATTAAAATCATAAGAAAGAAGGAAAACACTATGTTTAAAATAATTGCTTTAGTTAAACGCAAGTCCGGAATGTCATTGCAGGAGTTTATCGATTATTATGAATCAACACATGCGAAGTTGGGAGAGAAATATTATAGTACATGTGCAGAACGCTATGCTAGAAGATATCTACATCTAATGGCACCAGTTACGGAACCGCAATCGGGAGGTGCCGAGTCCGAATTTGATGTAGTAACCGAGCTATGGTTTACAGACAGGCAGATCTTCGAAAAAGTGATGGCTGAGCATCCTGAGGCCTTGGTTGAAATCGCTGAGGATGAGGAAAATTTCCAAGAGCGATCTAAAACACAGATGTTCACAGTTGAAGAACACGATTCTGAATGTGGGGATAGGTCGTTACCTTATTTTAAAGTGCTGGCTATGGTTAAACGCAAGTCTGGAATGTCGTTGCAGGAGTTTATCAATTATTACGAATCTAAACACGCTAAGCTGGGTGAGGAATTCTTTGGTACAAACGCAGCACGCTATGCTAGAAGATACTTGCATCCAATGATACCAGATATTGAACCACAAACAGGCATTATCGAAGCAACATTTGATGTACTGACTGAACTATGGTTTAAGGATAGCGAATCCTTCGAGAAAGCACTGGCTGAACACCCGGACTCGGCAACAAGAATCGCTAAAGATGAAGAAAACTTCCAAGACCGATCTAAGACTCAAATGTTCATACTTGAAGAATACGAATCAAAAGTAGGGCCCTCCTAATTAATGCTATTCAACTAACAAAACCAGGGGGACCCTATGAGTAAAAAAGTATCTATAATGGTTCCAGACTTTATAAATCCTATCGGTAATAAATATGAAACTGATATTCAATATAAAATGCTAAGAGCGGTCGGGTTTGATGGATTTGAAGTAGCTTTATGGTCAGATGAGGATTTTATTGCGATCGAGAATTATAGCCGTATGAACGATAAATACGAACTGGATTTTTCAGCTGTAGTTACGGTGGCGGATTTGGCTTTGGGATTCGATCACCCGCAAAATGAACGAATACTTCATTTGCTAGAGTCCATTGATAACGGTTGTATAGTTAAAATTCCTATTCAACGAGTAGCCCCTGGTGTGGCACCATCTAATCCGAAGGGTGATGCGATTGCGATAAATTGGCTAAACAAAGCTTTGGAAATTGCTGAAAGACGGAATATTACTATTTTATTATATGCACATATTGGTCATTGGATAGAACGTCATGAAGATGCAGCGAGACTCTGCCATAAAATCATTCACCCCAACTTGGGGCTCGTATTTAATGTCATCCATTGGTTTGCAGTTTCCGGTATGAATTTATCGCAAACCTTACAAGACATAGCACCTTATTTAAAGCAAGTAAGTCTTACTGGGACACGTAAATCTCCATATGGAACCTGGGGAGTTGCCACATTTGAACCTTTGTATGAAGGTGAACTAGACCTATTGCTCCTTCTTAGTGAAGTAAAAAAAGTTGGATTTAGAGGAATGTATAATGTCATGTTATGGGGCTGGAGCGGGGATATAATATCAAAATTAGAACGCTCTATACTGATACTACAAGATAATGAAAAATGATTACTGCTGCTAAATAACTTTGGAAAAACCTCTGGGTTTACTGATGAATTTCTAAGGGTGCTAACATGTCGAGGGACAAGAACATGGTCCCATTGAAAGTCGCTAGCCAATGATTTATGCAATGAAAATTCAAAAAGAAATGCAAAGTTAAAAAGACGATCTTCATATATTGAAGATCAGTCTTTTATATTTATAGGACAAGCATATTACTCTGGGAGGAGCCAATCCGGTCATAGCCGTGCGTTATCAGATACTCATCGGCTTCTCTTTCACGTCATCCGCTGCCATTACAAGTATACTGCTTAGCGTACTCATTTACCGGCTGTTCTTCACTAACGGCCTACGTCTGCAGCTGCCGGGAACCGACAAATATTAGCTCATGAGCTTAGCGGATATTCACCTTAGAATGTTGGGAATCTCTACTCAAGAATGCCGGTATCTACAATTTTAACCTCCACTTTAGGATGGAATTGTACTTTACGATAATCCTTAGACCAATTTTTCTCCTTCCAGACATTGTGATGATAAGCAATAAGCTTTCTCCCAACACCAAAAATATCACAGTTAGCCTTTTGGACTTCTTCCACAACCGATTCGGCTTCCTTTGTGAGAATTTCCGAAAGTGCTTGATTAATTTTTTGAAGATCTTTCTCTTTTAACGAACGCTCTCCGGGAAACTCTTCTACGATGGCTTGAAGTTTTAACTCCAAATTGACTTCAACACTTTCGTCAGCAGAAACCGATACCTTGAATTTGCGTTTCACTTTTTTTAAACCTACATTAATGGTAATGTACTCCTGTATATTGTCCGGATAGCCCAGAACAATTTTCTTTGTGAATCGCGCATTTTTTCCCTTTTGCCCCTTCAGTAGGACTAGTAATATTGACTGATCTGGGTTCAGCATCCCGCTATAATACTGATCATTAAAAAGGGCCAATCCTTTCGTGATAATCTCGTTGCTTTCTATAGCTATATAGGGAAGAGCAAAGTCCTGCCCAGGATCCTTCAGGAATCGGAACACGGTATCTAACGTTTCTTTTGGAAATACACTCATTTCCTCAAGACTTACAATCTTTTGTGTAATGAATTCGCCAATCTTTAATTCCCCAACCATTTTTTGTTCAAGAATGTCGGAGGCATTTCCTTCCGCAATAATTACCCTAACGTTGGATGTCGGGTTGGTTGGATCCCTGAAGTTCACATCCAAATTAGAGTAAAGGCCATGCTCGGCCACTGACTTTCCAAATAATTGAAAACCATTTTTAAGAAATCTTATGTTTCCCCTCACTCGATTACGCATCTCATTGCTGGCACTACGTAGGTTATGTCCATAACTCGTATGAATTTCGCTCGTAGTAGCTTTTTGCTCAATATCAGGTGGAATGATTAATTCCACAGTTTCTTTTATCATTCCATTTTCACTTAGATCAAACCCCACACTGTAGGCCAGATGCAAGTCTTTCAAATATTCCCGGTCCCAGCATCCGGTGAGGCTGAGGGGGAAAAGAATAATCAACACCGACAGTGCAAACGTTCCTAATTTCACGCGCCATCTCATGCAAGGCCACTTCCTTTTCTCTTTATAAATAGAGAAATGATTAACATTACCAGCGGGAGTCCACCAATAAAGAGATAGGCAGCATATGTAGAGGCTGTATCCAGTAGATGAATGCCAACAGAAGTGACTGGCGCAAGCGCGATTATAAATGTAATGATTTTCACAAACGGAGTAAAATTTCGATGGCTTTTCCGTCTCAATAAAACACTGAACCCCATGGACGCTGCATAGCAATAGCTTACGATAGAACATACAAGGGTTATGGTCCAGATCGGCAAAAACAAGATATCTGCACGGTCTATAATGAAAAAGCTTAGAGATTTCATTAAGTAAATGACCGGTTCGGGAATCATTTTGATTTGCTCGGAGTTAAAGAACATCAGACAGGTAGAGACCACGAAGAAATAGAACAGAGTCACAAACAAGTTAGAGAGACTGACCGTTATCAATTTTTGTTTATCTGTACCTTCAGACAGCGGGTAGATGATCAGCATTAATTCGAAACCATACATAGATATGGTTGTTTCCTTTGCTCCTTTTACGATATTCCAGAAACCTTTTTCCAATAGCGGTAACATATTTTCTAGATGGGCTTGAGTTAATCCATAGATGATAAATAAAAACAGTGGAATAAAAAGCATGGAAGCTAGCGTATAAAATCTTGCCAATACTGTCAGCTTTTCTCTTGCGAGATAGAGAGTCATGATAGAAAAAAGAGCTAGTACAGCCCATCTTGGCGTAGTTTGCAGCATCCATCTCCGGAGCACCTCAACGGCACTAAGCATAATATTGGAGCCAAGCAGAATAAAGTAACCGATGTACAGAATAATCAATAGACTGCCAATAATCGGGCCTCCAAGTTTTATGCAAATACCGAATAGGTTAAGACCGGGGAATTTCTTCAGCAGGACCCACAGGAGAATGATGACAAGTTGGGTAATAACCCCTGCAACTAAAACAGAAAGTCCACCTCCACCTTTGGCAGTTTCGTTAAGTTTGTTAGGAAGAGACAGAATACCAACACCGATTTGGGCTTGAATAATAAAAAGGAAGAGTTGTCCCCTTGTGATCTTTTTTTCTTTTTGAGCCACCGTATCAACTCCTGTAAGTACTGTGTAGATTAATGATCATTTATTCGTTTTTGGGTTGCTTGTACTCTTTCGGATGGACCAAATTGGAAAGCGTACGAAGGTATCCTTCAGGCCTTGAAAATTTAACGGACTTAATGGTCTAAGGTAGGGTTGCCCAAAAGATTCTAGCTTGCACAAATGTATGAAAATGAGTGTTAACCCAAATGATATCCCAATATATCCGAATAATGAGGCAGCAATCATCAATGGAAACCGCATAAACCGGATAGCAGAGCTCATTTCGTTGGAAGGGATAAGAAAAGATGCAATGGCAGTCAACGCTACAACAATGATCATCGAATAAGAAACCAGTCCTGCCTTAACAATTGCATCCCCGATAACCAACCCCCCAACAATCCCAATAGTCTGACCTACACGGTTGGGCAGACGAAGTCCTGCTTCCCGCAACAGTTCGAATATAAGTTCAAGCAGCATCGCTTCAATCAGCGGAGGAAAAGGGACCCGGGTCAATAAACCTTGAATCGAAAAGAACAATTGCAAGGGAAGGACATTGGAGTGGAAAGAAACAGTGGCAATGTAGAGCGCTGGCAACTGAAATGCTGTTACAAAGCCGATCAGACGGATAAACCGGACAAAAGAAGCGATCATCCATCGATTGTTATAGTCATCCGGTGTCTGATAAAAGCTGAAGAAGCTCGCCGGCAAAATCAAAGCTGTAGGGTCCCCATCCAGCAGTAGGGCGACATATCCGTCCAGTAAATAGGATGAGGTATGGTCCGGACGCTCCGTATTGATTAGTTGTGGAAATATGGAGAAGGAGTTATCCTCCGTCAATTCCTGAATAAAGCCAGTGGTGATTACCCAATCGAGCGAAATCTTCTTTATTCTTGATTCTACAATCTTTATCAATTCAGGTTTGGCGATATTCTCCATATATACCATGCCTACCTGTTTGGGGGCGAATTTTCCAAGTGTGAAGTAGCGGACAATAAGGTTTGGGGATGCTATTTGTTTCCGAATCAGGTATAAGTTAACCTTCATCTGTTCAATAAAACCGTTATGAGGTCCCCGAATAACCCCTTCATTCTCAGGTTCGCTAATGCTTCGTTCGTATTTGGCAGGAGTGAAGAGGACATAAAATTCAGACGTTCCTTCTAAAAAATAAAGACAGCTTCCTTCAAGAAGCCCCTGAATACCTTGGTTTAGTTCTGTTTCCAAACTGAAACTAAGTGTTGTGAACAGCTCAGGAAGGTCTTTGTCCTGATTACGGCTAAAAGGAACAATCACATTTCGTTCAATCAAATCTGTATCAGTGAGAGACTCCAGATAAATGACCATTCCTTCCTTTCCGTGAAAGGATAAGCATCTTTTTTTGAGGTCACTTGTATAGAACAGTGCGGCTTCGATGTAATCGGAATTTTGATCTACAGAAGGAAATGAGGTCTGAGTTTGGTTAGTCATTATAAGGCGCTCACCTTTCGATTAGTTTTGCTGTTAACGTTCCCGAATGATTTGCAGAATATTCCTGACGGGAACTTTAATGTGTGATAGAAATGAGATAAGAGTTCTGAAGCGGAGCGAAAATGAGCAAATCATCGACCGCTTAAGAACAAAACCAAAGAATGCGCCTTCATTCGTGAAGAGGGGGCATTTTGGGCTTCTTTTGCCATCCGCAACGTTTTACATTAAATGGCCACAGGCGTAAGATTCAATCAATAACCGAATGTAATATAACTGTTCTCAAATGGCTGAATTCCGATAGTGGGAACGGGGGAACCAATGGTGATTGCGGCTTTCGCTCTGATGCTGCCGCTCACTTGGGGTGAATCCTTGCTGCGTGCTGAGAAGCCGATCTGGCAAGGTAGGGCAATCTCGCTGCCCGAATCCGTCAGCTAACCCCGTAAGCCTCGAAGAGAGAGGATGAGCGCCATGATCGATTAACCGACCACGGAGAGCCCTGACGCTTCTGTGGTCTTTTTGCTGCGCATGCAGAAAGAAAAGTTGGTCTGTATGAAGGACTAGAAATCTCATAACAACGAAAATCAGAGACATTAGGCACTATCTAAAATGCTTTAAAGGGGGGATTGTTATCGTTACTGTATTTATCGTGTGTTTCTGGGTTGGATTAATGCTTCTCCTCAGCGGCGGATTTCATGGGCATGGCCTGGCGGGTCATCTGCATGTGGGAGGTGGCGATGCTGGTGGTCCGGGCTTTGTGCCCATACTCCCTCTAATGGTGTTTGTCGCGGTCTGGGGTGGCACTGGTTATGTGCTTACCCGGTTCAGCGGTATGAATATGCTTGCAGTGGTGCTGATCTGCACCGTGGTTGCCTTGCTTCTGGGTTGTCTGATGTATGTGGTGCTGGCCCGGGTGATGACTCGGTATGATAGTAGCATGAATAAAATGGATTATGAGCAGGCGGGACAACTCGGGTACATCAGCATTTCTGCAATGGATGGAGCTGTTGGAGAAATGAAATATGTGCTGCATGGAACGATGCGTTCCATTGGAGTGCGGGCAGAAACCGGCCAGCAGCTCGTGAGGGGCGACAGGGTGATTATTCTAAAGGTGGATAAAGGAATGGCGGCAGTAACCCTCTTCGAGAGGAAAATCGACCAATTATAAATAACGGGGAGTGTCGAACCGAATGGTTATTCTTTATTTAATCTCGGCAATTGTTGTTGTTATCCTGCTGGCTTTGTTCAGTATTGTGAACGCTTATAAAAAGGTTCCGCCCAATCAGGCGATGATTGTGTACGGCCTCGGCGGAAAAAGAGTGGTTCAGGGCGGCGGGACGTTCGTCATCCCCGGCTTCCAGAACAATAAGACCATCTCCATGATGCTGATGAGCTTCGATGTCATCCCTGCGCAGGCGATGTTCTCCCGGCAGGGCATCAAGCTCAACCTAGAGGCGGTAGCTCAGATTAAGATTAAAAGCGATCCTACCGCTATTCTGACTGCCAGTGAGCAGTTTATCGACAGGCCGGAAGAAGACCGCGAGACGATTATCCTGCATTCGGTGGAAGGCCATTTGCGCGGCTTGATCGGACAATTAACAGTGGAATCCATTCTAAAGACACCTGACGAAATCAACAGCAAGATGCGGGAGACCTGCTCGGAAGACCTCGACAAGATGGGGCTTGAGGTGGTCAGCTTCACCATTAAGAAAATTACTGATGACAAAAGGTATATCGACAATATGGGGGTTCCGGAAATTGAGCGCATCCGACGCGATGCCAGCATCGCCAAGGCGGAAGCGGAACGCGACATTCAGATCAAACAAGCCGAGGCAGAGAAAGAATCCTCCATTGCCAAAGCCAATGCGCATCAGGCCACCATTGAAGCGGGAACCGCTGCTCGGGCCAAGGAATCTCTGTTCGAGAAGGATTTGAACATTAAGCAGGCGGACTTCAAGCTGGAGACTGAAGTGAAAAAAGCACAAGCGGATCTTGCGTACGAATTGCAGCAGAACAAAATCAAGCAGTCGCTGGTTACCGAACAGGTCAAGATCACGCAGATGGAAGCGGAGGCCAACCGGACCGTCCGGGAAATCGAAGTTGAGCTGAGACAGAAGGAGTTGGAGGCAACGGTGATCAAGCCTGCTGAGGCGGAGAACCAGGCTACGATCATGAGAGCGGAAGCAGCCAAGCAGCGGCAAATTCTTGAGGCGGAAGCAGAGGCGGCCACAATTACCAATCGGGGGCTAGCAATAGCGGAAGCAGAACTGGCGAAGGGGAAAGCCAACGCGGAAATTGTTCAACTGGCCGGTGCGGCGGAAGCGGGGGCACTGGAGAAGAAAGCTGAAGCGTACAAACAGTTCACGCAAGCCGCACTTATAGTGGAATTCTTGAAGGTTCTGCCAGAGCTGGCTGACAAAATCGCTTCCCCGCTGGCCAAGGTCGATAAGATTACAGTGATATCCCAGGATGGAGCTTCATCCGGCGTGAACAAAATTACCGGCGATATCGCCAAAATCATGGCCCAAGTTCCTGAATTGGCACAGACGCTTACCGGTATGAACGTGACAGAGGCTCTCAGCGGACTGCTCGGCCGGGATAAAGAGCAATAATTCTATAGCTTCGTAAACTTAGTATAGAAGGGATCTGAATATCAAATAGCTGATCCCTTATAAGAACTAAAGAGAAGCTGGATTTTGAATTTCTTGCATAAGCACCGCTCTATTATGGAAAACTTCTGTAGTGCGAATAAACAGCATGATTCCATTTTTGGAGACTTATTTTGATTTCCTAGGAGGTTAACATTATGACAAATCAGGATCCGCAGGAGCTTCTTAAGCGTAAACACGAGCTGGATGAGCAAAAAAGGCAGTTCACAAATTTTTCCCGAAGTGTTTGCGGCCATGGTGAGTTAGAAGCAGGCCAGGAATTCAGTAATGACCGTCTGCCTGACGATCAAAACCGTATGAAATCTGTTGAGAATAAACGTGATTGAACTTAAGAAAGCTATAAAAATAAGCCGATCCTTTACTGGATCGGCTTATTTTGTACCCCTGAGAGGGGGCTTGTTTTATAATGGTGAACTCGAATCTTCTATAAATACAACCAATGCTCCCCAAAGGAATTCAGAAAAAAATTGCTGTAGCCCTCCCACATTTTAATTTATTACAAAATTCATTTAAGGGAGTACATTTTCTTATTTGCTCCGGTAGGTATAATGAAGGACAGGACATGAGAGCTCCTTAATACAGCCGGAGGGATGAGAGAAATGAAAGCGGTTTTAGACAGTAAACGAAACCATATCGGAATAAAAAGAAGAAACACTTTTTGGCTCAGGATAAAAAGAGATGCCATCCTGTACGCCCTTTTGCTGCTGCCTCTGTCGTATATTGCCATTTTTAAATATGCTCCCATCTATGGATTGATTATGGCATTCCAGGATTACAACATTTTTGAAGGAATAAGGGGTAGCGAGTGGGTTGGACTGGATGTGTTCCGGTTTATTTTCCAGCAGGACAGCTTCTATCGTGCACTGAAGAATACGCTGGTCCTGAATGTTCTGGATTTGATCGCGGGATTCCCGGCGCCTATTCTGCTGGCGATTCTGCTCAATGAAGTGAGACAGGCAAAATTCAAGAAATTGACCCAGACCGTGCTTTATCTGC
This window encodes:
- a CDS encoding TetR/AcrR family transcriptional regulator — translated: MFEGYNKVQKTVLETTLQIIMKKELQSTSMSLISKKSGISTGNIYYYFKSKEDIINELYKAVTKECSDYVLNNFYDPTSIQERFYRAWENFIKFYKEHPDASQFIQRYSSSPYIYQSTKDEVTKDSWCGPLEILYAEAIKQNFFTEFDPHLMVQLNYGSVVFFLKEHLNEELSDDMIKVLISFCWKSVSKGK
- a CDS encoding LLM class oxidoreductase; translation: MEKFRSHNGFARSFKENKLTIGLQIPIENYSEMPKMDLEEQMRLAKKAEEMEFASLWVRDSPLRDPSFGDAGLIYDPWIFLGYLTAHTQRIALGTSSIVTTYRHPLHLAKSAASMDKMSQERFLFGVATGDRPIEFPAFKVNREERAALFRETIDVVKKVWREPFPKIQTIRVDMNYGDIIPKPTLSDIPVFGTGFSGQSIEWLARNTDGWLFYPQIPDRQRELIKQWRLTAGEFKPFIQPFGIVLSEDPNEVPLALSPSGFKTGYKFLIEYFYSLQEAGINHVPLALKFGYRPVEEVIQEIGEFVVPHFKCTHEE
- a CDS encoding EthD domain-containing protein → MFKIIALVKRKSGMSLQEFIDYYESTHAKLGEKYYSTCAERYARRYLHLMAPVTEPQSGGAESEFDVVTELWFTDRQIFEKVMAEHPEALVEIAEDEENFQERSKTQMFTVEEHDSECGDRSLPYFKVLAMVKRKSGMSLQEFINYYESKHAKLGEEFFGTNAARYARRYLHPMIPDIEPQTGIIEATFDVLTELWFKDSESFEKALAEHPDSATRIAKDEENFQDRSKTQMFILEEYESKVGPS
- a CDS encoding sugar phosphate isomerase/epimerase family protein — translated: MSKKVSIMVPDFINPIGNKYETDIQYKMLRAVGFDGFEVALWSDEDFIAIENYSRMNDKYELDFSAVVTVADLALGFDHPQNERILHLLESIDNGCIVKIPIQRVAPGVAPSNPKGDAIAINWLNKALEIAERRNITILLYAHIGHWIERHEDAARLCHKIIHPNLGLVFNVIHWFAVSGMNLSQTLQDIAPYLKQVSLTGTRKSPYGTWGVATFEPLYEGELDLLLLLSEVKKVGFRGMYNVMLWGWSGDIISKLERSILILQDNEK
- a CDS encoding Ger(x)C family spore germination protein, giving the protein MRWRVKLGTFALSVLIILFPLSLTGCWDREYLKDLHLAYSVGFDLSENGMIKETVELIIPPDIEQKATTSEIHTSYGHNLRSASNEMRNRVRGNIRFLKNGFQLFGKSVAEHGLYSNLDVNFRDPTNPTSNVRVIIAEGNASDILEQKMVGELKIGEFITQKIVSLEEMSVFPKETLDTVFRFLKDPGQDFALPYIAIESNEIITKGLALFNDQYYSGMLNPDQSILLVLLKGQKGKNARFTKKIVLGYPDNIQEYITINVGLKKVKRKFKVSVSADESVEVNLELKLQAIVEEFPGERSLKEKDLQKINQALSEILTKEAESVVEEVQKANCDIFGVGRKLIAYHHNVWKEKNWSKDYRKVQFHPKVEVKIVDTGILE
- a CDS encoding GerAB/ArcD/ProY family transporter; the protein is MAQKEKKITRGQLFLFIIQAQIGVGILSLPNKLNETAKGGGGLSVLVAGVITQLVIILLWVLLKKFPGLNLFGICIKLGGPIIGSLLIILYIGYFILLGSNIMLSAVEVLRRWMLQTTPRWAVLALFSIMTLYLAREKLTVLARFYTLASMLFIPLFLFIIYGLTQAHLENMLPLLEKGFWNIVKGAKETTISMYGFELMLIIYPLSEGTDKQKLITVSLSNLFVTLFYFFVVSTCLMFFNSEQIKMIPEPVIYLMKSLSFFIIDRADILFLPIWTITLVCSIVSYCYAASMGFSVLLRRKSHRNFTPFVKIITFIIALAPVTSVGIHLLDTASTYAAYLFIGGLPLVMLIISLFIKRKGSGLA
- a CDS encoding spore germination protein is translated as MTNQTQTSFPSVDQNSDYIEAALFYTSDLKKRCLSFHGKEGMVIYLESLTDTDLIERNVIVPFSRNQDKDLPELFTTLSFSLETELNQGIQGLLEGSCLYFLEGTSEFYVLFTPAKYERSISEPENEGVIRGPHNGFIEQMKVNLYLIRKQIASPNLIVRYFTLGKFAPKQVGMVYMENIAKPELIKIVESRIKKISLDWVITTGFIQELTEDNSFSIFPQLINTERPDHTSSYLLDGYVALLLDGDPTALILPASFFSFYQTPDDYNNRWMIASFVRFIRLIGFVTAFQLPALYIATVSFHSNVLPLQLFFSIQGLLTRVPFPPLIEAMLLELIFELLREAGLRLPNRVGQTIGIVGGLVIGDAIVKAGLVSYSMIIVVALTAIASFLIPSNEMSSAIRFMRFPLMIAASLFGYIGISFGLTLIFIHLCKLESFGQPYLRPLSPLNFQGLKDTFVRFPIWSIRKSTSNPKTNK
- a CDS encoding flotillin family protein, which encodes MVILYLISAIVVVILLALFSIVNAYKKVPPNQAMIVYGLGGKRVVQGGGTFVIPGFQNNKTISMMLMSFDVIPAQAMFSRQGIKLNLEAVAQIKIKSDPTAILTASEQFIDRPEEDRETIILHSVEGHLRGLIGQLTVESILKTPDEINSKMRETCSEDLDKMGLEVVSFTIKKITDDKRYIDNMGVPEIERIRRDASIAKAEAERDIQIKQAEAEKESSIAKANAHQATIEAGTAARAKESLFEKDLNIKQADFKLETEVKKAQADLAYELQQNKIKQSLVTEQVKITQMEAEANRTVREIEVELRQKELEATVIKPAEAENQATIMRAEAAKQRQILEAEAEAATITNRGLAIAEAELAKGKANAEIVQLAGAAEAGALEKKAEAYKQFTQAALIVEFLKVLPELADKIASPLAKVDKITVISQDGASSGVNKITGDIAKIMAQVPELAQTLTGMNVTEALSGLLGRDKEQ